A genomic stretch from Cellulomonas sp. KRMCY2 includes:
- the fabI gene encoding enoyl-ACP reductase FabI: MGLLDGKKLLITGVLMDSSIAFHVARLAQQEGAEVVLTSFGRQLRLTETIAKRLPAAAPVVQLDATSTEDLDALADRVREHVDHLDGVVHSIGFAPQSVMGGNFLTGQWDDVATALHVSAYSLKALAVAAHPLLGRGSSIVGLTFDARYAWPVYDWMGVAKAAFEATSRYLARDLGPEGIRVNLVAAGPVKTTAAKSIPGFQALDEGWPKRSPLGWDASDPEPTARAVAALLSDWFPATTGEIVHVDGGFHAMGL, translated from the coding sequence ATGGGTCTGCTCGACGGCAAGAAGCTCTTGATCACGGGTGTCCTGATGGACAGCTCGATCGCCTTCCACGTGGCACGGCTGGCTCAGCAGGAGGGCGCCGAGGTCGTGCTGACCTCCTTCGGTCGTCAGCTGCGCCTGACCGAGACGATCGCCAAGCGGCTGCCGGCAGCCGCGCCGGTCGTCCAGCTCGACGCGACCTCGACCGAGGACCTCGACGCGCTGGCCGACCGGGTCCGCGAGCACGTCGACCACCTGGACGGCGTCGTGCACTCGATCGGGTTCGCGCCCCAGTCCGTCATGGGCGGGAACTTCCTGACCGGCCAGTGGGACGACGTCGCGACCGCCCTGCACGTCTCGGCGTACTCGCTCAAGGCGCTCGCCGTCGCCGCGCACCCCCTGCTCGGTCGCGGGTCCTCGATCGTCGGGCTGACCTTCGACGCCCGGTACGCCTGGCCCGTCTACGACTGGATGGGTGTGGCCAAGGCTGCGTTCGAGGCCACCTCGCGCTACCTCGCCCGTGACCTCGGCCCGGAGGGCATCCGGGTGAACCTGGTCGCGGCCGGGCCGGTCAAGACCACGGCAGCCAAGTCGATCCCTGGCTTCCAGGCGCTGGACGAGGGCTGGCCGAAGCGGTCGCCGCTCGGCTGGGACGCATCCGACCCGGAGCCTACGGCCCGGGCCGTCGCGGCGCTGCTGTCCGACTGGTTCCCCGCCACGACCGGCGAGATCGTGCACGTGGACGGCGGATTCCACGCGATGGGACTGTGA
- the fabG gene encoding 3-oxoacyl-ACP reductase FabG, whose amino-acid sequence MSQTVPPVPRSVLVTGANRGIGRAIAERFVAAGDLVSTIYRSGDLPEGVLGVVGDMTDTASVDAAFSEVEAVNGPVEVLVANAGITRDQLLMRMTDEDFEEVVDVNLTGTFRCVRRASKGMIRLRRGRIILISSVVGMYGGPGQVNYAASKAGLVGMARSITRELGGRGITANVVAPGFIDTAMTAALPPERQEAYRAAIPAGRFARPDEVAGVVHFLASPEAAYVNGALIPVDGGLGMGH is encoded by the coding sequence GTGAGCCAGACCGTCCCCCCGGTCCCGCGCAGCGTGCTCGTCACCGGCGCCAACCGTGGGATCGGGCGTGCGATCGCCGAGCGGTTCGTCGCGGCCGGGGACCTGGTCTCGACGATCTACCGCAGCGGCGACCTGCCCGAGGGCGTGCTCGGTGTGGTCGGCGACATGACCGACACGGCGTCCGTCGACGCGGCCTTCAGCGAGGTCGAGGCCGTCAACGGTCCGGTCGAGGTGCTCGTCGCCAACGCCGGGATCACGCGCGACCAGCTGCTCATGCGGATGACGGACGAGGACTTCGAGGAGGTCGTCGACGTCAACCTGACGGGGACCTTCCGCTGCGTGCGCCGTGCGTCCAAGGGCATGATCCGCCTGCGTCGGGGCCGGATCATCCTGATCTCGTCCGTCGTGGGGATGTACGGCGGGCCCGGCCAGGTCAACTACGCAGCGTCGAAGGCCGGGCTGGTCGGCATGGCCCGCTCGATCACCCGGGAGCTCGGGGGCCGCGGCATCACGGCCAACGTCGTCGCGCCCGGCTTCATCGACACCGCGATGACCGCCGCGTTGCCGCCGGAACGCCAGGAGGCCTACCGTGCTGCGATCCCGGCCGGGCGCTTCGCCCGTCCGGACGAGGTCGCCGGGGTCGTGCACTTCCTCGCATCGCCGGAGGCGGCGTACGTCAACGGCGCGCTCATCCCGGTCGACGGCGGACTCGGCATGGGGCACTGA
- a CDS encoding glycoside hydrolase family 88 protein, with amino-acid sequence MIEPAPGATPPRAGGTDQVTAVLTTLLALQRLSWEQGVAGHAALDLGRDDLVRVIADDAVVRQDVDGRLGEVDGGGLVNCGALVEVVETAWRTTGDERLRDGLSRQLRWFERGCPRAADGTLFHLTGNEQMWTDSVYMLVPALFRLGRPAAAMAQLDGHRRRLQDGSGLYAARWDEPSGVLVAPQHWGTGNGWVAAGLARAWRETAAQPHRTALATQARVVIDACLAHRRADGLFHDVVDDPTTFVEANLAQMLAYAVLTGVADRWLPQDLAVVGQDLRAAAARGVDPDGFVRPVAGSPHFDRAGRSAEAQAFFLLAAAADDR; translated from the coding sequence ATGATCGAGCCGGCGCCCGGCGCCACGCCCCCGCGGGCCGGCGGCACGGACCAGGTGACAGCGGTCCTCACGACGCTGCTGGCACTCCAGCGGCTGTCCTGGGAGCAGGGTGTCGCCGGGCACGCAGCCCTCGATCTCGGCCGCGACGACCTGGTCCGGGTGATCGCCGACGACGCCGTGGTGCGGCAGGACGTCGACGGTCGCCTCGGTGAGGTCGACGGCGGCGGGCTGGTCAACTGCGGTGCCCTCGTCGAGGTGGTCGAGACGGCGTGGCGGACGACCGGCGACGAGCGGCTGCGCGACGGCCTGAGCCGGCAGCTCCGCTGGTTCGAGCGCGGTTGCCCCCGGGCCGCGGACGGCACGCTCTTCCACCTGACCGGGAACGAGCAGATGTGGACCGACTCGGTCTACATGCTCGTGCCCGCGCTGTTCCGACTCGGCCGCCCGGCAGCGGCCATGGCCCAGCTCGACGGGCACCGGCGACGTCTGCAGGACGGTTCCGGTCTGTATGCCGCGCGGTGGGACGAGCCGAGCGGCGTGCTCGTCGCGCCGCAGCACTGGGGGACGGGCAACGGATGGGTGGCCGCCGGTCTGGCGCGGGCCTGGCGGGAGACCGCGGCGCAGCCGCACCGCACGGCCCTGGCCACGCAGGCCCGGGTCGTCATCGACGCGTGCCTGGCCCACCGACGGGCCGACGGCCTGTTCCACGACGTCGTCGACGACCCGACGACCTTCGTCGAGGCGAACCTGGCGCAGATGCTCGCCTATGCCGTCCTGACCGGGGTGGCCGACAGGTGGCTGCCGCAGGACCTGGCCGTCGTCGGCCAGGACCTTCGTGCGGCCGCGGCGCGCGGCGTCGACCCGGACGGCTTCGTCCGTCCGGTGGCCGGCTCGCCGCACTTCGACCGTGCGGGCCGCTCGGCCGAGGCGCAGGCGTTCTTCCTGCTCGCAGCGGCCGCCGACGACCGCTGA
- a CDS encoding histidine phosphatase family protein, producing MTPGAARPGGRRLILLRHAKAEPSGGVPDALRPLALLGRRQCSAVAASLVASGLLPEHVLVSSAVRTRQTWELVRAALGDVPAAEVEVTDRVYDAGPHDLIELARGLDERIATLLVVGHEPTMSSTAALLARADGDSVHLAQVRTGIPTGAFAVLDVETWTGLARGTATLLDVVRPPR from the coding sequence ATGACGCCGGGTGCCGCCCGGCCCGGTGGCCGTCGACTGATCCTGCTGCGCCACGCGAAGGCAGAGCCGAGCGGGGGCGTGCCGGACGCCCTGCGTCCACTGGCGCTGCTCGGCCGGCGGCAGTGCTCGGCCGTGGCTGCCAGCCTGGTCGCTTCCGGGTTGCTGCCCGAGCACGTGCTGGTCTCCTCAGCGGTGCGCACGCGGCAGACCTGGGAGCTCGTCCGCGCCGCGCTCGGAGACGTCCCGGCCGCCGAGGTCGAGGTGACCGACCGGGTCTACGACGCGGGCCCGCACGACCTGATCGAGCTCGCACGCGGGCTCGACGAGCGGATCGCGACACTGCTGGTCGTCGGTCACGAGCCGACGATGTCGAGCACGGCGGCGCTCCTGGCGCGCGCCGACGGCGACAGCGTCCACCTCGCGCAGGTCCGGACCGGGATACCGACCGGCGCCTTCGCCGTGCTCGACGTCGAGACGTGGACGGGGCTGGCCCGGGGCACGGCGACCTTGCTGGACGTCGTCCGACCGCCACGATGA